The genomic stretch AGGACTCCTCCAGGCCACGGCTGTTCCGCCTGTTCAACGCCGGCTCAGTCTCTCCATCTCGGTGTGGATGGCCTCTTCCGACGGGTCGGAGCTGACGTAGACGTCCCACACGTGGAACGCGATCCCGATACCCCAGCCAAGCAGCGGGAACATGGGCCAGTAGAACCCGCCAGGGGTGGTCAGCAGCCAGATCCCGTTGAGGAAAAGGTTGACCAGGACGTACGAGAGCAAGTGGGCCTGCAGATCTCTCTTCTTGCGCAGGCGAGTGATCGCGGCCGCCCGTAGGTCGTTGCTCATGGCCGGCCTCCTTTCAGAACCGAGTCTTTGCCGATGCGCTGGCGGACCCGGCCGGGGATGAGGTGACCGGAGCCGCTGTTCTGGTGCCGTGATCAGGTGCTCAACCGCGGGTCTGGAGGGACTCCGGCACCGGCGCTGCTGTCTGCATGGGGATCACCACGACCGGGCACACCGCGCGGCGGATGGTTTTGTCGCTGACCGATCCGAGCACGGTGTGCCGGATGCCGCTGTGTCCGTGACTGCCCAGCACGAGCAGATCAGCGGCCCGGCTGCAGGCTCCGAGCACCTCGGACGGGCTGCCTTCGATCACCTCGGCGGCGACCGGCACGTGTGATCCGTGGCTCGCGAGCAGGGCCTTGATCTCGTTGTCGAGCAACCGGGTGGCGCGTTCCTTGGCCTCTTCCGGGTTTGTCGCGGTGACCGGGCCGAACTCGAGGCCGTCCCACGACCACGCGATGACGGCCTGGACCGCGCTACCGCGGGCATCGGCCTCCCGCAGCGCCCACTCCAACGCCCGGCGACCGCCCTCGGAGCCGTCGACGCCCGCCACGATCAGGTGCTGAGTGCTCATTCCCTTCACCTCCACGAGGAAGTTCCTGTCGTGAGAGTCTCTCTCCCGGACGGCCGGCCATGTCAGGGCTGAAAGTCCCGCACCGGGCGCGTTCGTCACCTTCGGAGCGGCGACGGCCGGCGTCCCACGATCCAGTACCGGCCGCCCGTGTCCCGGCGGGCGAGGTCGCCGGTGAGATACCAGCCGTCGGCGAAACGGCCGGCGGTACGTCCCGGGTCGTGCATTGTCGTGCACGGCAAGCCCCCACCGGGTGTGAGAAACAACCGGCTGCCGGCCGGGCCGCCGAATCGAGCGTGCCGGGTTCCTCGAACAGGTGCGTGGCGCCCGGCACGACCTCGATACGATGTGGGCAGTTCAGCCGTGCCGCCGCGTTCCGGTTCAGGGCGAGCACCGTACGATCGAGACCTCCGACGATCAGCAATGTCGGGGCCCGGACCTCGCCGAGCCGGTCGCCGGCCAGATCCGGCCGCCCTCGACGGCGCCGTCCGGCACCTCGACCTCGCGATCAACGGCCAGGCGGCGGCGCAAGGTGCGGTCGGCCGCATGGTTCATCAGCACCAGCACCTCGTGGTCGGTGGTCGGCCGGAAGTCCTTGTAGTACTGGCCCACCGCGCCGAAGCCGGCAGGACGCTCGAGACAGATGACCTCGTCCGCCACGTCGGCCAGACCCGTTACCGCGTCCGGCGACCCGACGGGAGAGGCCAGGACGACGCGCGCGGCGCCCAGGGCGCGTGCCACCCGGCACGCCGCTCGTGCGGTGGAGCCGGTGGCGATGCCGTCGTCGACCACGATCGCCGTACGCCCGGCCAGGCGCACAGGCGCGCGATCGCCACGCAATGCCTGCAGCCGCCGCTGCACCTCGACCCGCGCATGCGCCTGTGCGGCGCCGAGTTCGTCCGGTTTCACCCCGGTGCGACGGACTACGCCACGGTTGACCACCGAGGTGCCGGCCTCACCGACCGCTCCCATGGCCAGTTCCGGTTGCCAGGGGACGCCGACCTTGCGCACGATGATCACATCGAGGGGCGCATGCAGCTTCGCCGCCACCTCGGCGGCGACGGGCACGCCGCCCCGCGGCAGCCCGAGCACCACTGTGTCATGATCCGGCAAGCAAGCCAGTCGCTCCGCCAAGCGGCGGCCGGCGTCGACCCGGTCGCGAAAAATCATGGTAAACCCCCTTTTTCAGCCGTTCCGTGGTTTGGCCCCGTTCAGCCCGGATGGCCGAACGTCTCCCGGACGGACCATGTTTTTGAACCGGCGGTATGCGGCATCGAGCCCGCGCAGGGCAGCTGTGAGCAGCCGGGCGGCGAACTCCGCGCCGAACAGGGGTCTCCGGCAGATCCGCCATCAGCGGATGGGGCGCGGGACGGTCGGACACCGTCAACGTCCAGGTCATTGCCGTCTCCCCGGTGCGAACTCCTGCTGCCCAGAGTGGACGTGACGACGGCCGGACCACAGGGCCGAAGGCCCTCAAGAGCGGGTCGTGCGCCCGCTGCCAGGCGACGCGCCGCTGCCTAACGTGGGAGGGAAGTCCAGGGGGAGGTAACGATGTCCGTCAACACCTCGGCTCCGAGAACGACCACTGCGCGTACGGGATATGCCGTCGCCGCCGCCGTGAACGCTGTGCTGCTCTACCTGATCAACGGGCGTCCTGGCTGGGAGGTGGTTCCTTTCCTGACCGCTGACATGGACGACGTCCTGACGCTGATAAATGTGTCCCTGGTGGCCGGGCTTGTCGTCAACCTGATCTTCCTGGCGTGGCCCGAGCCGTGGCTGGTGTCCGCCGGTGGCCTGGTCACCGTCGGGATCGGACTCGCCGTGCTGTTCCGCCTGTGGCAGGTTTTCCCGTTCGACCTGGCCTCGGGCTGGACGGTGACGGTTCGGGTGGTCCTGATGGTTGCCATCGTCGGTACCGTCATTGCCGTCCCCGTCCAAATCGTGTCGCTGGTCCGTGCAGTCCGGAGCCGGCCGCGGATGTAGTGCGTCACGGAGGCGAGCGGCCAGTGACGGGCCAGGCGCGGTCGTCATCCACCGGTGCGCATCAACGCCCAGACGATCTTCCCACCGGGAACCCGGGTGGCGCCCCAATGGGTGCTGGAGGCGTCGACGATCAGAAGCCCTCGGCCCGAGCCGGGCGGCACGATCATGCCGGTCGGCGGATTGTGGTCGATGGTGTGCGGCAGGACCCGGCTGCCGTCCTGCACGGCTATCCGCAGGTAACAGCGGGTGTGCGCGACCATCACCTCGAAATCGGTGGCGGCGTGCTGGATGGCGTTGGCGGCCAGTTCGGAGGTGATCAGCCGGGCTCTGTCCCGCAGGGCGGTCAGGTTCCAAGCCAAGCAGGCCTCACCGGTCAGGGCGCGGGCTGCTGCCGCGCTTGCCGGTACGGGTGCCAGGTGCTGCCGCCGCCAGCGTGGCACGTAGGCGCGCACCGCCGTCATCGCCTGCCAGCGATCGTCGTAGAGGGCCACGAACATCCGGTAGGCGCTGAGCTCGCGCCGGATGCACGGCTCGGCCGCATACAGCAGCACAGGCACACCCCACGTCTGCTGCGCGGCATGGCTGGCCACGGGCAATACCAGCACTTCCCCCGGTTCGGACTGCGAGAGCCCGGAGAGATCGACGACAACGGCCGCCGGGCACTCCGCGGCCGCCTTCCCGATCGCGGAACGAATCGTTGTCTTCGTTGCTTTCGTCAGTGCACCCGAGACCATGACGGTGGTGATGCCGCTTTCCAGGTCTCGTTGCGTCGTGGTCCTCATCGCCAGGCCCTCCAGGAGCCGCAATGGGCGAAGTAGCTGCCTTCTGGCAGGACGGCTCCGTCCGCTTCACCGACGGCTCCACTCTTGCGCGGCGCGGCGAAGAACACAATGGTGAGTGCGAGGCAACAGGCTGCAGGATGACCGAGGCGAGCAGGCGCGCCCGCACGTCGAAGGGCTTTCGCCCCTGTCGCCGCAGGTCGCGCCGCGTTGTCCTGAGATGGTGGATCGAACACAGGCAGCCACCCTCGGCGACTCGCGTCATCGTGGTCGCGGACCGGCCGCCGTCGCGCGCACCTTCGAACCGATCGACGAGGATCGGGTGGAGGCGTTGCTGCGTGAACTCGACGGGCTCCGGCCCGGCAGCGTCCGCCACCAGCTCGTCCGCGAGAGGATCATCGACCTCGCGCTGCCTCTCGCGTTCCGTCTGGCCACGCGTTACCGGCATCGGGGTGAAATGGACGAGGATCTTCGGCAGGTGGCCGCCATCGGCCTGGTCAGCGCGGTCGACAGATATCGTCCCGGCGCCGGGCGTGGATTTCTGGCCTACGCCGTGCCGACCGTGGTGGGCTCTCTGCGCCATCACCTTCGTGATCACGTGTGGAGTATGCGGCCGCCTCGAGGCATTCTCGAGCTCCGGCGCTGTGTGACGACGGCGGAGGACGAGTTGACACAGCGCCTGCACCGGGAGCCGGCCGACGCCGAGCTCGCAGCACAGCTGGGTCTTCGGACCGTCGACGTGCTCGCGGTGCGGCAGTCGGCACGGTCCGGTCACTTCACCTCGACGGAGTCCTTGGCTCCGGACAACCCACGGCTCGCGGATCCCTGGGACGGCTTCGAGGCCGCCGACAACGCGCTCATCCTGCGAGCCGCGCTGGACCGGCTGCCCGCCAGGCTCCGCGAGATCGTCCGTTTGCGGTTCTGGGAGGGGCGGACGCAGTCCGAGATCGGCGCAGCCCTCGGACTCTCGCAGATGCACGTCTCCCGCCTGCTGGCCCAGGCCCTGCGCCTGCTGCACGACGGGCTGACCTCGCCGACGAACGCCGGAGGGAACCCGGCTCGGCCTGGTCAGACAGGACCTTCGGCCCGTGCCGCTCGGCCGGGACGCTGCCACAGTCGCGGAAGAGATAGCCCGCAGTTCGCGCAGGAGGTCCTGTCATGACGCTGACCATCGCCGGCCTGAAGGCCGCGGAAGTGCTCGATTCCCGGGGACGGCCCACCCTGGCGGTGACGCTGCGCCTGCCTGACGGACGCCAGGTGCGGGCCGGGGTGCCGTCCGGGGCGTCCACCGGCAGCCGTGAGGCGGTCGAGCTGCGAGACGGCGATCCGCACCGTTACGGGGGCAAGGGCGTCCTGCGGGCTGTCGCGAACGTGAACGAGGAGATCGAGAATCTTGTCGCCGGACGCCGGTTCGTGGACCTGGCGGCCGTGGACAGGGCCCTGATCCAGGCCGACGGCACCGCAACCAAGGCGCGGCTGGGTGCGAACGCCATCGTCGGCGTGTCGATGGCCGCCGCCCGCGCGTTCGCCGTGCTCGCCGACGAGCCGCTGTGGCGTTATCTGACCCCGGCCGGGGTTCTGCCACGGCTGCCAGTTCCGCACTTCAACGTCGTCAACGGCGGCATGCACGCGCCGAACCGGCTCGACTTCCAGGAGTTCATGATCGCCCCGCGTGGGGCGCCCAGCCTCGCCGAGGCGGTCCGGGCCGGCGCCGAGGTGTACGCCGCCCTGCGCGGTCAGCTGTCCGGCAAGGGATTCGCCACCGGGCTGGGTGACGAGGGCGGTTTCGCGCCTGAGATCGAGGCTCCGGAGGACGTGCTGAGCATGCTGGTCGAGGCGATCACCGACGCCGGCTACGAGCCGGGACCGCATGGCGTGGCCATCGCGCTCGACCCGGCGGCGAGCGAGTTCTACCGCGACGGTCGCTACCACGTCGCGGGGGAGCGGCTGACCACCGACGACATGATCGCCCGTTACGAGGCGATGGTGGAGCGCTTCCCGGTGTGGAGCATCGAGGACGGCCTGGCCGAGAGCGACTGGGACGGCTGGGTCCGGCTCACCGAGCGGCTCCAGGGCCGGGTGCAGCTCGTCGGGGACGACCTGCTGGTCACCAACCCGGACATCGTCGCGGACGCCATCGCCCGCAAGGCCGGCAACGCCGCCCTGATCAAGGTGAACCAGGTCGGCACGGTGACCGAGACGCTGGAGACGATGCGACGGTGCCGTGCGGCCGGCTGGGCGCAGATGGTCTCGCACCGGTCCGGCGAGACCGAGGACGCCTTCATCGCGGACCTCGCCGTCGGCTCCGGCTGCGGCCAGCTCAAGACCGGCGCTCCGGCCCGCGGTGAGCGGGTCGCCAAGTACAACCGGCTGATCGAGATCGAAGCCGCCGGCAACCTGCCGTACGGGCCACGCCGAGCAGGAGGGGATCTGTGACCTCCGACGGTGGCTTCACCGCCTGAGCCTGTCCCGGCCGAAGGCGCGTTGGGCCGTTGGACCCATCCCGCACACATACCCCCCAGGGTATGCTGGAGCAGTGAAGGAAGGCGATACAAATCTGGTGCCGGGTCCGACCGGCAGGAAAGGAAACGCCGTGAGCACGACAGCCCTGACGATGGAGACGTTCGAGCAGACCATTTCCGGCGACGGCATCGTGCTGGTCGACTGGTGGGCGTCCTGGTGTGGCCCGTGCCGGCGCTTCGCCCCGGTCTTCGAGCAGGCCGGCCGGAAGCACGACGACATCGTCTTCGCCAAGGTCGACA from Paractinoplanes brasiliensis encodes the following:
- a CDS encoding 2TM domain-containing protein, whose amino-acid sequence is MSNDLRAAAITRLRKKRDLQAHLLSYVLVNLFLNGIWLLTTPGGFYWPMFPLLGWGIGIAFHVWDVYVSSDPSEEAIHTEMERLSRR
- a CDS encoding universal stress protein, whose protein sequence is MSTQHLIVAGVDGSEGGRRALEWALREADARGSAVQAVIAWSWDGLEFGPVTATNPEEAKERATRLLDNEIKALLASHGSHVPVAAEVIEGSPSEVLGACSRAADLLVLGSHGHSGIRHTVLGSVSDKTIRRAVCPVVVIPMQTAAPVPESLQTRG
- a CDS encoding phosphoribosyltransferase — encoded protein: MPDHDTVVLGLPRGGVPVAAEVAAKLHAPLDVIIVRKVGVPWQPELAMGAVGEAGTSVVNRGVVRRTGVKPDELGAAQAHARVEVQRRLQALRGDRAPVRLAGRTAIVVDDGIATGSTARAACRVARALGAARVVLASPVGSPDAVTGLADVADEVICLERPAGFGAVGQYYKDFRPTTDHEVLVLMNHAADRTLRRRLAVDREVEVPDGAVEGGRIWPATGSARSGPRHC
- a CDS encoding ATP-binding protein → MRTTTQRDLESGITTVMVSGALTKATKTTIRSAIGKAAAECPAAVVVDLSGLSQSEPGEVLVLPVASHAAQQTWGVPVLLYAAEPCIRRELSAYRMFVALYDDRWQAMTAVRAYVPRWRRQHLAPVPASAAAARALTGEACLAWNLTALRDRARLITSELAANAIQHAATDFEVMVAHTRCYLRIAVQDGSRVLPHTIDHNPPTGMIVPPGSGRGLLIVDASSTHWGATRVPGGKIVWALMRTGG
- a CDS encoding sigma-70 family RNA polymerase sigma factor; translation: MVDRTQAATLGDSRHRGRGPAAVARTFEPIDEDRVEALLRELDGLRPGSVRHQLVRERIIDLALPLAFRLATRYRHRGEMDEDLRQVAAIGLVSAVDRYRPGAGRGFLAYAVPTVVGSLRHHLRDHVWSMRPPRGILELRRCVTTAEDELTQRLHREPADAELAAQLGLRTVDVLAVRQSARSGHFTSTESLAPDNPRLADPWDGFEAADNALILRAALDRLPARLREIVRLRFWEGRTQSEIGAALGLSQMHVSRLLAQALRLLHDGLTSPTNAGGNPARPGQTGPSARAARPGRCHSRGRDSPQFAQEVLS
- the eno gene encoding phosphopyruvate hydratase, which encodes MTLTIAGLKAAEVLDSRGRPTLAVTLRLPDGRQVRAGVPSGASTGSREAVELRDGDPHRYGGKGVLRAVANVNEEIENLVAGRRFVDLAAVDRALIQADGTATKARLGANAIVGVSMAAARAFAVLADEPLWRYLTPAGVLPRLPVPHFNVVNGGMHAPNRLDFQEFMIAPRGAPSLAEAVRAGAEVYAALRGQLSGKGFATGLGDEGGFAPEIEAPEDVLSMLVEAITDAGYEPGPHGVAIALDPAASEFYRDGRYHVAGERLTTDDMIARYEAMVERFPVWSIEDGLAESDWDGWVRLTERLQGRVQLVGDDLLVTNPDIVADAIARKAGNAALIKVNQVGTVTETLETMRRCRAAGWAQMVSHRSGETEDAFIADLAVGSGCGQLKTGAPARGERVAKYNRLIEIEAAGNLPYGPRRAGGDL